One genomic window of Nevskiales bacterium includes the following:
- a CDS encoding peptide chain release factor 3, which translates to MTTVAEQAARRRTFAIISHPDAGKTTLTEKLLLFGGAIQLAGTVKGRKASRHATSDWMKIEQQRGISVTTSVMQFPYRERIVNLLDTPGHEDFSEDTYRTLTAVDSALMVIDAAKGVEPRTIKLMEVCRMRATPIVSFINKLDREGRAPLELLDEIERVLKIPCSPITWPIGMGSRFKGVYHLLEDRVYLYRGDKHTAGAIETLDGLHSDSVQQLLGEERAHFMEEVEMARHVCPPFSLDEYRAGRLTPVFFGSAINNFGVQNLLDGFVEWAPAPAAREAHVGSTARAVEPSEPKLTGFVFKIQANMDPRHRDRIAFLRVCSGKYEKGMQLHHVRLGKTVRITDAVTFMAAERQQAEEAWPGDILGLHNHGTIALGDSFSEGEALVFRGVPNFAPELFRRVVLKDPLKAKALNKGLDQLCEEGATQVFRPLTNNDIILGAVGNLQFDVVKERLEAEYGVACVFEASTIWTARWVDCADPKALREFREKNEPRLALDHSQALVFLANSRVNLEMAQERHPQVAFRETREQKFDN; encoded by the coding sequence ATGACTACCGTTGCCGAACAGGCGGCCCGGCGCCGCACCTTTGCCATCATCTCGCACCCGGACGCGGGCAAGACCACGCTGACCGAAAAACTGCTGCTGTTCGGCGGCGCGATCCAGCTGGCCGGCACCGTGAAGGGCCGCAAGGCCTCGCGTCATGCCACGTCCGACTGGATGAAGATCGAGCAGCAGCGCGGCATCTCGGTCACGACCTCGGTGATGCAGTTCCCGTACCGCGAGCGCATCGTCAACCTGCTCGACACGCCGGGCCACGAGGACTTCTCCGAGGACACCTACCGCACGCTCACCGCGGTGGACTCGGCGCTGATGGTGATCGACGCCGCCAAGGGCGTGGAACCGCGCACCATCAAGCTGATGGAGGTGTGCCGCATGCGCGCCACGCCCATCGTCAGCTTCATCAACAAGCTGGACCGCGAGGGCCGCGCGCCGCTGGAGCTGCTGGACGAGATCGAGCGCGTGCTGAAGATCCCCTGCTCGCCTATTACTTGGCCGATCGGCATGGGCAGCCGCTTCAAGGGCGTCTACCACCTGCTCGAGGACCGCGTGTACCTGTACCGCGGCGACAAGCACACGGCCGGCGCGATCGAGACGCTCGACGGGCTGCACAGCGACTCGGTGCAGCAGCTGCTCGGCGAGGAGCGCGCGCACTTCATGGAAGAGGTGGAGATGGCGCGGCACGTGTGTCCGCCCTTCAGTCTGGACGAATACCGCGCCGGCCGGCTGACACCGGTATTCTTCGGCTCGGCGATCAACAACTTCGGCGTGCAGAACCTGCTCGACGGTTTCGTCGAATGGGCGCCCGCGCCGGCAGCGCGCGAAGCGCACGTGGGCAGCACGGCACGCGCGGTGGAACCCTCGGAGCCGAAGCTCACCGGCTTCGTGTTCAAGATCCAGGCCAACATGGACCCGCGCCACCGCGACCGCATCGCCTTCCTGCGCGTGTGCTCGGGCAAGTACGAGAAAGGCATGCAGCTGCACCACGTGCGCCTGGGCAAGACAGTGCGCATCACCGACGCCGTGACCTTCATGGCCGCCGAGCGCCAGCAGGCGGAAGAGGCCTGGCCCGGCGACATCCTGGGCCTGCACAACCACGGCACCATCGCGCTCGGCGATTCATTCTCCGAAGGTGAAGCGCTGGTGTTCCGCGGCGTGCCCAATTTCGCGCCGGAACTGTTCCGGCGCGTGGTACTGAAAGACCCGCTCAAGGCCAAGGCCCTGAACAAGGGCCTCGACCAGCTGTGCGAGGAAGGCGCCACCCAGGTGTTCCGCCCGCTCACGAACAACGACATCATCCTCGGCGCGGTGGGCAACCTGCAGTTCGACGTCGTCAAGGAACGGCTCGAGGCCGAGTACGGCGTGGCCTGCGTGTTCGAGGCCAGCACGATCTGGACCGCGCGCTGGGTGGACTGCGCCGATCCCAAGGCGCTCAGGGAATTCCGCGAGAAGAACGAGCCGCGCCTGGCGCTGGACCACTCCCAGGCCCTGGTGTTCCTGGCCAACAGCCGCGTCAACCTGGAGATGGCCCAGGAACGCCATCCCCAGGTCGCCTTCCGGGAAACGCGCGAGCAGAAGTTCGACAACTGA
- a CDS encoding acyl-CoA dehydrogenase C-terminal domain-containing protein → MPAYKAPLRDMRFLMNEVFDFPGHYAKLSNGKDADPDTVNAILEECAKFCEEVLAPLYLSGDQEGCRLENGKVTTPKGYKAAYDQYVAGGWQGLSHPAEYGGQGLPMSLGLVKSEMMGTANWPFLMYPGLSLGAMNTIMQHASDALKKIYMPPLTEGRWTGTMCLTEPQCGTDLGQVKTRAEPQPDGSYKITGTKIFISSGDHDLTENIVHVVLARLPDAPPGTKGISLFVVPKMKVNADGSVGESNHVVCSALEHKMGIHANATAVLNFEGATGHMIAQPNKGLEAMFTFMNTARIGTAVQGVAHAELSFQGALRYAKERRSMRALSGKKEPDKVADAIIHHADVRRMLMTQKAIAEGGRAMLYFAAQYADHMVNGIIEGDPKKYEEWDDKLGFFTPILKGFLTEMGLEAASLGIQVYGGHGYIVEHGMEQILRDARISTLYEGTTGIQALDLLGRKVLLMTRGKAVRDFTATMAKFALERLVHPRMGRYARELTRLAVQWNVLTTRIMLAAHKDRDVVSAACHHFLMYSGYVTMAYFWALQAEVAYEKLEKKDGAEKPEFYKAKIGLARFYFDHLLPRAKGHASSMLAPSKSLTRLPVESFTFE, encoded by the coding sequence ATGCCCGCCTACAAGGCCCCGCTGCGCGACATGCGCTTCCTGATGAACGAGGTGTTCGATTTCCCCGGGCACTACGCGAAGCTGTCCAACGGCAAGGACGCCGACCCCGACACCGTCAACGCCATCCTCGAGGAATGCGCCAAGTTCTGCGAGGAGGTGCTGGCGCCGCTGTACCTGTCGGGCGACCAGGAGGGCTGCCGGCTCGAGAACGGCAAGGTCACCACGCCCAAGGGCTACAAGGCGGCCTACGACCAGTACGTCGCCGGCGGCTGGCAGGGCCTGTCGCATCCGGCCGAGTACGGCGGCCAGGGCCTGCCGATGTCGCTGGGCCTGGTGAAGTCCGAGATGATGGGCACCGCCAACTGGCCGTTTCTGATGTATCCGGGCCTGTCGCTGGGCGCCATGAACACCATCATGCAGCACGCCAGCGACGCGCTGAAGAAAATCTACATGCCGCCGCTCACCGAAGGCCGCTGGACCGGCACCATGTGCCTGACCGAGCCGCAATGCGGCACCGACCTGGGCCAGGTCAAGACCCGTGCCGAGCCGCAGCCGGACGGCAGCTACAAGATCACCGGCACCAAGATCTTCATCTCCAGTGGCGACCATGACCTGACCGAAAACATCGTCCACGTGGTACTGGCACGCCTGCCGGACGCGCCACCGGGCACCAAGGGCATCTCACTGTTCGTGGTGCCGAAGATGAAGGTCAATGCCGACGGCAGCGTGGGCGAATCCAACCACGTCGTGTGCAGCGCACTCGAGCACAAGATGGGCATCCACGCCAACGCCACCGCGGTGCTGAACTTCGAGGGTGCCACCGGCCACATGATCGCCCAGCCCAACAAGGGCCTGGAGGCGATGTTCACCTTCATGAACACCGCCCGCATCGGCACCGCCGTGCAGGGCGTGGCGCACGCCGAGCTGTCCTTCCAGGGCGCGCTGCGCTACGCCAAGGAGCGGCGCTCGATGCGTGCGCTGTCCGGCAAGAAGGAGCCGGACAAGGTCGCCGACGCGATCATCCATCACGCCGACGTGCGCCGCATGCTGATGACGCAGAAGGCCATCGCCGAGGGCGGCCGCGCGATGCTGTACTTCGCCGCACAGTACGCCGACCACATGGTCAACGGCATCATCGAAGGCGACCCGAAGAAATACGAGGAATGGGACGACAAGCTCGGCTTCTTCACGCCCATCCTCAAGGGCTTCCTGACCGAGATGGGCTTGGAAGCCGCGAGTCTCGGCATCCAGGTGTATGGGGGCCATGGCTACATCGTCGAACACGGCATGGAGCAGATCCTGCGCGACGCGCGTATCAGCACCCTCTACGAGGGCACCACCGGCATCCAGGCGCTGGACCTGCTCGGTCGCAAGGTGCTGCTGATGACCCGCGGCAAGGCGGTGCGCGATTTCACCGCCACCATGGCCAAGTTCGCGCTCGAGCGCCTGGTGCACCCGCGCATGGGCCGCTACGCCCGCGAGCTGACCAGGCTGGCCGTGCAGTGGAACGTGCTCACCACGCGCATCATGCTGGCGGCGCACAAGGACCGCGACGTGGTCAGCGCCGCCTGCCATCACTTCCTGATGTACTCGGGCTATGTGACCATGGCCTACTTCTGGGCGCTGCAGGCCGAGGTGGCCTACGAGAAGCTGGAGAAGAAGGACGGAGCGGAGAAGCCGGAGTTCTACAAGGCCAAGATCGGCCTGGCGCGCTTCTACTTCGACCACCTGCTGCCGCGCGCCAAGGGTCACGCCAGCTCGATGCTGGCGCCCAGCAAGTCGCTGACGCGCCTACCGGTGGAGAGCTTTACGTTCGAGTAG
- the yccX gene encoding acylphosphatase yields MIKCERFRVSGRVQGVGFRYATLHEAHRLGLSGWVRNLPDGRVEVLAQGAPDRVEALCAWLQRGPPAARVTGVERSPEPATALPPDFDIR; encoded by the coding sequence ATGATCAAATGCGAGCGCTTCCGGGTCAGCGGCCGCGTGCAGGGTGTCGGCTTCCGCTATGCGACCCTGCACGAAGCGCATCGCCTCGGATTGTCGGGCTGGGTCCGCAACCTGCCCGACGGCCGGGTCGAGGTGCTCGCGCAGGGCGCGCCGGACCGGGTCGAGGCGCTGTGCGCGTGGCTGCAGCGCGGCCCGCCGGCCGCGCGTGTGACCGGCGTCGAGCGCAGCCCCGAGCCGGCCACGGCCCTGCCCCCGGATTTCGATATCCGTTGA